The proteins below come from a single Mytilus edulis chromosome 5, xbMytEdul2.2, whole genome shotgun sequence genomic window:
- the LOC139525449 gene encoding uncharacterized protein: protein MSDEEDPREVTNRDSEPPNQTDPGNHVGFSPEDALSLFSRQLDTALVRHKKELFAQIDLKIGNSPLEKSSRLPSIAPKFKFEGNGRQHEFNTARINELSRATDFLERGSVGAAVKALEQAEAALKERNKLLRIADKYGWDVVEEFMDDPLTESTEEATRLKQAEYRAKMKRRDKYTKADRPNPYYKNPVDEKATSDLFRRPSSTYSEDSSRSRSTAGGKGIYTSNEYFGGKKGATRCFYCNEEGHWAYQCPRKAGRYPPEKQQQ, encoded by the coding sequence ATGAGTGACGAGGAAGACCCACGCGAAGTTACCAACCGAGATAGTGAACCGCCAAATCAAACAGACCCAGGTAATCATGTAGGATTTTCTCCTGAAGACGCCCTTTCTTTGTTTTCCCGTCAATTAGATACCGCTTTAGTTAGACACAAGAAAGAACTTTTCGCACAAATTGACTTAAAGATTGGCAATAGTCCCCTGGAAAAGAGTTCTCGTTTACCGTCAATCGCTCCAAAGTTTAAATTCGAGGGCAATGGAAGGCAGCACGAGTTCAATACTGCTCgtataaatgaacttagcagagcGACAGATTTTCTAGAGCGTGGTTCTGTAGGTGCAGCAGTTAAAGCCTTGGAGCAAGCAGAAGCAGCTTTAAAAGAAAGGAACAAGCTACTCCGTATTGCCGACAAATATGGTTGGGACGTAGTTGAAGAGTTCATGGACGACCCGTTAACCGAAAGTACAGAAGAGGCAACTAGGCTAAAGCAGGCAGAATACAGAGCGAAAATGAAGAGGAGGGACAAGTACACAAAAGCCGACCGACCCAACCCTTATTACAAGAACCCAGTCGACGAAAAGGCTACGTCTGATCTTTTTCGTCGCCCTAGCTCAACATATTCAGAAGACTCATCTAGGAGCAGGAGTACGGCTGGTGGAAAAGGCATTTACACATCCAACGAGTACTTTGGTGGAAAGAAAGGAGCAACCCGCTGTTTCTACTGCAACGAGGAAGGTCATTGGGCCTATCAATGTCCCAGGAAAGCAGGCAGATACCCCCCAGAGAAGCAGCAGCAGTGA